The segment CATCGACATGGGCCCCGGACCCGCGGAGGACGGAGGCCGCATCGTGGCGGCGGGTCCACCCGCCGTCGTTGCGGAGTCCGAGGCTTCGCTCACGGGCGCTTTCCTCCGCGTGCGGGCGGAGCGGCTCGGGCTCGATGCGGCGGCCGTCGCCGGGGCGGAGTCGGCGTGACGGGAGCGGGCGCGCCACGCGTCTCCATCCTTCTGCCGTGCCGGGACGCCGAGCCGTTCCTGGGCGGGTGCATTGAAAGCCTTGTCGCGCAATCCGAGCCGCGTTTCGAGGTACTCGCGCTCGACGACGGTTCGAGCGACGGCACCGGACCGCTGCTTCGGGCGTGGGCGGAACGGGACTCCCGCGTCCGCCTCGTCGATCGCGACGGTTCGGGAATCGTGGCGGCGCTGCGCCGGCTTTCGGACGAGGCGCGGTCGCCGCTCCTCGCCCGCATGGACGCCGACGATGTCGCGCGCCCCGGCCGGCTGGCCGCGCAACTTCGCCTCCTCGCCCGCCGCCCGGATATCGCCGCGTGCGGCACGGGCGTTCGCTACTTCCCGCGGCCCCGGCGCGGCTCAGGCTACCTCCGCTACGAGGGCTGGATCAACGGGCTCACCGAGCCCGCCGCGGTCGAGCGGGACCTGTTCGTCGAGTGTCCGATCGCCCACCCCACGCTGATGGTGCGGCGCGACGCCTTCGAGGCGGTCGGCGGCTATCGCGACGCCGGAGGGCCGGAGGACTACGACCTCATCTTGCGGCTGGCCGCGGCGGGCTGTCGCATGACGAACGTGCCGCAGATTCTCCACGAGTGGCGCCTGGGTCTGCACCGGCTGTCGGAGCGGTCGGACCGCTACAGTCCCGACGCGTTCCGGCGTCTGAAAGTCGCGCACCTGGCGAACGGCCGCGTGCTGGCGTGCCGGCCGCTCGTCATCTGGGGCGCCGGCAAGGTCGGCAAGGCCTTCGCGCGCGGCTGGCTCGAACAGGTCGGCGCCGGGAGCCGCATGCTCCCGGTGGAGGCGTTCGTGGATCTGGACCCCCGCAAGATCGGGCAGAGCATCCACGGAGCCGTGGTCCTCCGCCCGGAAGACCTCCCGGCGTTCGGCGCGCCCGCCCGCCCGTACATGCTCCTCGCGGTGGGGACGCCCGGCGCGCGCCGCGAGATCCGGGAGGCGCTTCAGGCCCTGGGTTTTAGGGAGATCGAGGACTACCGGGCCGTAGCCTGATCGCCGAGCACCTCCCACGTCACGTCATCGAACTCCCGCAACAGGTCCGCGCCGTACGCGGAAGACGGGGTCTGGTAGCCCGCCTTGACGTCGCCGGCGAGCGCGCGTCCCGCGATGGCGACCGCCACCGTCGCGGTGAAGCCGTACGGGTCCGGCGTCCGCACGCGCGCCGCCACCCGCCTGCCCTCCACGTCTTCGATCTCCGCGACCAGAATCGCGTGCGCCGTCCGGCGCGCCGATTCGCTCGGCCCCTCCGGCCCGCGGTCGAGCAGGCGGTTCAGCAGCGCCTGTCCCGTCCGCGCGGCCAGAAGCGGACCGAAGCCACGCAGGACCCGCGTGAGGCGCGTGAAGCTCCGGGTCGCCTGCAGGTATGTCTCGATGTTCGGTATTCCCGTGGAATGGAAGGCCGTCGTCACGTCTCCCAGCACGCCGACGAGCGCGGCGTCAGGCGGGGGTCCGAAATCGAACGCGTGACGCAGTTGGCCGGGGCGCACGGTAGCGATCGCGCCGTCGCGCCGGATCCGGAACTGCCCGATCGCCTGGGCGACCGTGCGCATGGTGCCGCGGGAGGCGCCGCTCCGGGCCGCGAGGCCCAGCCGCAGGGTGCGCCCGCCCGGATGCCGCGCAGCGAGGTCCGCGATGAGGCAGTCGCTCGGGACGACGTCGAACCCGACGCCCGGCAGGACCATGATGCCGGCCGCGGCGGCCTCCGACCCGCGCGCGGCCAGCGCCTCGAACACATCGATCTCGCCGGTGATGTCGAGATAGTGCGTGCCCGTCTTCAGGCAGGCGTCGTACATCGGGAGGGCCGTGCGCGAGAACGGTCCCGCGCAATGAAGGACGACCGAAACGTCCTCCAGCGCGCCAGCAAGCGCGGCCGGGTCGTCCAGCCCGAAGGCCCGCGTCGCCAGGACCCGCGCCCCGGAGGTCGCCGACGCCAGGGCCGCGAGCTTCTCCGGGTCCCGGCCGGCGGCGACGGGCCTCAGCCCGCACCGAAGCGCCTCCGTGACCGCGAGCCGTCCGGTATATCCCGTGGCCCCGTAGATGAGCAGTTTCGATTCACGCATGTCCCCAACCTACGGAGCGACTCGCCATGCGTCTGCTGCTGTTCAGCGATCTCCACACCGATCTCGCGGCCGCCGCGTCGATCGTCGAACGGGCCGCCGGCTTCGACGCGGTCGTCGGGGCGGGCGACTTCGCGGTGAAGCGCCGCGGCCTGGACACGATCATCGAAGTCCTGGCCGCGATCGAGACCCCCACCGTTCTCGTGCCCGGAAACGGCGAATCCGCCGAGGAACTCTCCGAGGCGTGCCGCGGCTGGCCGGCGGCTCGCGTCCTGCATGGAGAGGGCGTCGACATCGGCGGTGTGCCCTTCTTCGGACTCGGTGGCGGAGTGCCCATGACGCCGTTCGGCTCGTGGAGCTACGACTTCACGGAAGAGGAGGCGCTGGGCCTCCTCGCGCCTTGCCCCGAGGGAGCCGTGCTCGTGTCCCACTCCCCTCCGCTCGGCCACGCGGACGCCGACGCGTCGGGTCGGCGCATGGGCAGTACGGCCGTGCTCGAAGCCATCGAACGGACCCGCCCCCGCCTCGTCGTCTGCGGGCACATCCACGGCTCGTGGGGCGTGCGCTCCCGGGTCGGCGACACGCCGATCGTGAACGCCGGTCCCGGAGGCGTGGAGTGGCGTCTGAAAAGTCGCGGAATGCCCGAAAATCCGGTAGATTAGAGGGTCTCACCGAGTGCGGCCGGGCTCCCCCGGCCGCCGCATCCTCGAGGATCTCGAAAACGCCAGTTTCCACGGGAATCCATGACCACCGAGAGCATAGAACGCGTCGAGCAGAGACCGCTCGAAGAAGAGATGCGCGAATCGTTCATCGACTACTCGATGAGCGTCATCGTGCAGCGCGCCCTGCCCGACGTTCGCGACGGCCTGAAGCCGGTTCACCGGCGGATCCTGTACGCGATGCACGAGGCCGGCCTCGGCCCGACCCGACCCTACAGAAAGAGCGCCACCGTCGTCGGTGACGTGATCGGAAAATACCACCCGCACGGCGATTCGGCCGTCTACGATTCGCTCGTCCGGATGGCGCAGGAGTTTTCGCTCCGGTATCCGCTCGTCGACGGACAGGGCAACTTCGGGTCCGTGGACGGCGACTCCGCCGCGGCCTACCGGTACACGGAGGCCCGGCTCGCGGGATTCGCGAGCGAGCTTCTGGGCGACATCGACAAGGACACCGTCGACCACACGCCGAACTTCGACGATCGGCTGCAGGAGCCGACGGTGCTGCCCTCCGCGCTCCCCAACCTCCTCGTCAACGGCTCGTCGGGCATCGCGGTAGGCATGGCGACGAACATTCCCCCGCACAACCTCCGAGAGGTGGCCGCCGCCTGTCACCGCCTCATCGAGGCGCCCGACACGACGCTCGACGAATTGATGGAGATCATTCGCGGGCCCGATTTTCCCACCGGGGGCGCGATTTTCGGCGGGGCCGGGATCCGCGAAGCCTACCGGCAGGGCCGCGGCCGGGTCGTGATGCGCGCGAAGGCGGATATCGAGGAGGGGCGGGACGGACGCGACCGCATCATCGTCCGCGAGATCCCCTTCATGGTGAACAAGACCCGCCTCATCGAGCAGATCGCGGGTCTCGTGCGCGACAAGAAGATCACGGACATCTCCGACCTCCGCGACGAGTCCGACCGGGACGGGATCCGGGTCGTCATCGAACTGAAACGCGATGCGGTGCCGCAGATCGTCCTGAACCAGCTCTTCAAGGGCACGCAGCTTCAATCCACGTTCGGCGTCATCATGCTCGCGCTCGTCAACGGCGAGCCGCAGGTGATGGACCTCAAGACGATGCTCGGGCACTTCCTCGAGCACCGGCACGAGGTCGTGGAGCGTCGGACGCGCTTCGAGTACGGCGTGGCGAAGGACCGGGAACACGTCCTCGAGGGGCTCAAGGTCGCGGTCGACAACATCGACGAAGTCATCCGCATCATCCGTGCCTCGCCCGAGACGGAGGTCGCGAGCGCGGAACTCCGGTCGGCCTTTGATCTCAGCGAACGCCAGGCCGACGCGATCCTGAACATGCGGCTCGCGCGCCTCACGGGTCTCGAGATCGAGAAACTCGAGGAGGAACTGGAGAAGGTCCGCGCGCGCCGGCAGGAACTCGAGGCCATCCTCGCCTCGCGCGACCTGCGGATGGAGATCGTCGGAGAGGAGTTGACGACCCTCGTCGACAAGTTCGGTGACGAGCGCCGGACCGAGATCGTGCCGGACACCTCGGACCTGACGGATGAGGACCTCATCGCCGAAGAGCGGATGGTCATCACCGTCTCGCATTCCGGCTACATCAAGCGCATCGAGCCCCAGGTGTACCGGGCGCAGCGGCGCGGCGGGCGCGGGATCGCCGGCATGGGCACGAAGGAAGAGGACTGGGTGGAGCACCTCTTCCTCGCCTCGACCCACGACTACCTCCTCATCTTCACGACCGCGGGCCGGATGTACTGGCTCAAGGTGTACCAGATCCCCCCCGCCCGGCGGACCGCGCGCGGGAAGCCCATCGTGAACCTGCTCCAGATGGCGAAGGATGAGAAAATCGCCTCCATCGTCCGGGCGCGGGAGTTCAGCGACGACCGCTTCCTCATCTTTGCCACCCGCCGGGGCCTCGTGAAGAAGACGAGCCTCGCCGCGTACCGGAACGTGCGCGCGCCGGGTCTTCGTGCGATCAACATCCTCGAGGACGACCGGCTCATCGACGTCAAGGTCAGCGATGGCTCGAACGACGTCGTCCTGGCGACCCGACGGGGGAGGGCGATCCGGTTCTCCGAAGGGGACGTGCGGGAGGTTGGGCGCGTCGCCCAGGGTGTGCGCGGCATCAGGCTACAGAAGGGGGACACCGTCGTCGGAATGGTGGTCGCGCGGCGGGGCGGCTCCCTCTTGACCGCGACGGATCTGGGGATCGGCAAGCGGAGCAACGTAGACGACTACCGACTCACGAGACGCGCCGGACAGGGAGTGATCAACCTGAAGGTCACCGAGAGGTCGGGCGAGGTGGCGGCGGTCCGGGAAGTGACGGACGACGATGAGTTGATGTTCGTGACCCGCAACGGCGTCATCAACCGGCAACGGGCCGAGGAGATCCGCGTGATCGGCCGCAACACGCAGGGCGTGCGACTCGTCTCGCTCGACGACGGGGACGAGCTCGTGGACGTGGCGGGTCTGATCGATCCGATCGGAACCGATCCGGCGGCGGACGATCCGGCGGAGGTTGACGCTCTTGACGGCGCCGACGCCGGCGACGTCGAGGCCACCGAGTGACCGGCGCAACCGCGACGCTCGTTTCGCTCGCCGACGTCGAGGCCGCGCACGAGCGGATTCGCGGCGCGGTCCGTCGCACGCCGCTGATCCCTGCCCCGTTCCCGCGCGCAGACGGGCGCGGCGCGACCGATGCGCCGGACGGCGTATGGCTGAAGTGCGAGAACCTCCAGCGCGTCTCGGCCTTCAAGGCGCGCGGCGCGTACAACTACGTGAGCCGGCTCTCGCCGGAAGAGCGGGCCGCCGGGCTTCTGACCTACTCGTCGGGCAATCACGCGCAGGCCGTGGCGTGGACCGCCCGCGCGTTCGGCGTGCCGGCGCGGATCGTGATGCCCGTCGATGCGCCCGACGTGAAGCGCGAGGCGACGATCGCCCTCGGGGCCGAGGTCGAACTCGAGGGCACGACGTCGGCCGAGCGCAAGGCGCGCGCCGAGGAGATCCAGCGGGAGCTCGGCGGGACGATGGTGCCGCCGTTCGACGACCCCGACATCATCGCGGGACAGGGGACCGTGGCGCTCGAGATCGTCGAGCAACTCGGCTCCCGGGAGCCGGGGATGGTGCTCGCTCCGATCGGCGGCGGCGGGCAGCTGTCCGGCGTCGCGGCCGTGGTCCGACGCCGGTGCCCGGAGGCCGAGGTGATCGGCGTCGAACCCGCGGGGGCGGCCTCGATGCTGCGCTCGCTCGAGCACGGCGCCCCCGTCACGCTCGATAGCGTGTCCACCGTGGCCGATGGCCTCAAGCCGGTCCGCCCCGGCGACCTCACCTTCGCCCACTGCCGCGACCTCGTGGACCGCGTCATCACGGTCGACGACGGGGCGATCCGCGATGCCGTGCGCTGGCTCTTCGGCCTGCGGCTCGTCGTGGAGCCTTCCGGAGCGGCCACGGTGGCCGCGCTGCTCAACGGCGCGGTGACGCCCGCGGCGCGGGGGGAGACCGTGGCGATCCTGTCCGGCGGCAACATCGAACCCGCGCTCCTCGCCGACTGGATCGGCGGTTGATGGTCTCAAACGGAGCCGGGGCTGCCAACCTTGTACTGTTCGACATCGACGGAACGCTGGTGCACGCGGCGGGGGTCGGTCGCGCGGCCATCGAGGGGGCGATGATCGAGGTGTACGGGACACCCGGACCCATCGACGATCTCCCCTTCGACGGGATGACGGACCCGCAGATCGTGCGCACGCTCCTCCGCGCCGAGGGCCTGTCCGAAGCCGAGATCGCGCCGGGGTTCGACCGGCTGTGGGCCGCGTACGCGGCCCGGCTGGAAGACGAGATCGACGAGCGGCGCGAACGGATGCGCCCGACGCCGGGTGTCCCCGAAATCCTCGATGCGCTTGAAGCGGAGGGAGCGGCGCTCGGACTTCTGACGGGCAACATCGTCGCCGGCGCCGAGGGCAAGCTTTCCGCGGTCGGGCTCTGGGGCCGCTTTCCGTTCGGCGCCTTCGGGTGCGACGACGCGGACCGGAACCGCCTGCCGCCCATCGCGCTCGAGCGGGCCTTCCGCCATACGGGAACGCGGTACGGCCCCGGCCGAACCTGGATCATCGGGGACACCCCGCACGACATCGAGTGTGCCCGCGGGTCCGGCCTGTCCGTGCTCGGCGTGGCCACCGGACGCTTCTCCGTCGACGACCTTCGCCGGGCCGGCGCCGATGAGGCGCTTCCTTCGCTCCGGGACACCCGCCGCGTGATGTCGACCCTCGCAGGCCCATGAATCGGAGCCCGAAACGCGACCCGAAGGCGTATCGATTCGATGTCCACCTCGCGGGCGAGCAGGTACGGCCACAGGTCTCGGTCGTCTGTACGCCGGCCGGGGTTCACTTCGAGGACCGGCAGATCCCGCTCGCATCCGTCTTCTGGGTCTCGAGACGGGCCGGCCTCATCCTCGTCTTCGCCCGGCGGCAAACCGTCGCCTTCTTCGGGGACAGCGGAGACCTGGAGGATTTCGCCCGCAACGTGGAACGCGGTAGCGATGTGGCGGGCCGGCGATCCCTCCTCCGGCCACTGGCCGCGGACGTCGTCGTGTGTACCGCCGGCACCGAGATCACAGGGAGGATCGGCGACGCGCCTCTCGAGGGACTCTATCTCGCGGTGTTTACGAGGCGAGGGCTGCATCTCTTCGCCGAAGAACACGAGTACACCCTGCGCTGGCCCACCGAGCATGCGGCCGAGACAGCCGCCGCTCATGGCGATGGCCGCCCCGTCCTCGAACTCGCGAAGGGGGACGCGTCCTTCGAGATGCGGTATCTCTTCCCGGAGGAAATCCGTGCCGTCCTCGACGTTGCCGGCACCGATCCGGCGCCCCCGGATACCGACGACGCCCTGGAGATGTTCGACAAAGGGGAGGTCGCGCGCCCGTTGCGGGCGCGACTGCCCGATTTCTCCGTGGGCGCGGACACGCTGCAGCGGGTGTGCGAGGCGGCGGTCGACCGCGTGCGGATCGACCCTTCGATCGGCGAAAGCTTCGATCGACGCTACTTCGAGCGGCACTTCCGGACGCTCGGCGAGATCGCCCTGGGCCCGCTCATGCTGCGGCGCTCCGCCGCGCTCGAAGCCGACTCCGTCGCCGGCGCCGTTCAGGCCATGGATGCGGAGCAGATGCGGCAGGACGCGATCGCCGCGTTTCGCGGGGTCGCGGAAGAGTTGGTGCGACTGTATGCGGCTGAAGTAGAGGCGGTCGTCAGGACCCGGCGCCTCGACCGGGACAAGGGCGAGAAGGCGCGGTCCGCGGCGGAGGAACCTGCGCTGCGGAAGGTGATGTCGAAGCACATCGATGCGCTGAACCCGGCGTTCGACGCCACGCTGGCCCGGCAGCAGCTCCTCCTGCAGCAGTTGCATGCGCGCGATCTCGCCCCGCCGGAGGCGGAGGAAGCGAGCGTCGAAGAGGCGATCCGGGCCTGGACGGACGAGGTGACGAAACTCGACAGGGCGTACGTGTCCGCGGCCGCGGCGGCGCTCCTCGACATCGGGGCCCTGTGGTCCGATCGCATGATCCCCGGCCTGCGGGCGCTGGCAGCCCTTCGCGCTCGACGCTTGTCGAAGCGGGGCCGATGGGCGATTCTCGCGATAGTGGCGTTCTTCGTCGCCGCCGCGCTGGCCTGGCTGGCCCGGGACCTGATCCCTGGCTGGCCCGGGATCTGATCCAAGACAGAGGGTACGACAGATGGCAAGGAAGATGGCACAGCAGAAGAGCGCTCCGGCGCGCAAGAACCGGTGGTTCCCGATCGCTCTGGTCGTCATCGTGGCCGCCGGCGGGTACTGGCTGTTCGTGGGAGGCGGACAGGGTGGCTCGGGTCCGCCCGCGACACACCCGGACCTTCTCGAGGTCCTGGCCGAGGCGGAGGCCGACCCCTCCGTCGGCGTGCCGATCGGGCCGGAGTCCGCGCCGATCACGATCGAGGAGTTCTACGACCCCTCCTGCCCCCACTGCGCAACGTTTGCGGGCTTCGCCGGCAAGCTGCTGCGCCAGAACTACGTCGAGAACGCGAACGCTCCCGTGCGCTGGGTCTCGTACGACTACATGGTCGGTTTCCCCAACTCCGTCGCGGCCTCGCTGGCCGCGCGCTGCGCGGGCGAGCAGGGACTCTACTGGCCGGTGCACGACCTCATCCTCGCTCGTCAGACGCGCTGGTATCAGCTCGCCGACCCCGCCGATGCCATCGCGGAGATCGCGAGTCAGGCCGGCGTCGATGCCGATGCCTGGAACGCCTGCATGCGCGAGCGCCGCCCGCTCGTGGATATCGCCAAGTCCCACCAGTTCGGGGTGTCGCGCGGCGTGAACTCCACACCCACTCTCTTTGTCGACGGAGTGCTGGTCGACCTCGCGGGCGTGGAGCCCTACACGCACATCGAGGGCCTCATTCAGGCCCGGCTCGAGGCGCTCGCCTCCGGGAGCGATGCCTCGGAGAGCGGTCAGGGAGCGCCGTAACCCATGAGCGAACTGAACCGGCGCCGGGGGATCGCGCTCCTGGCGCTGGCCGGTGTCTTCCTCTCCACCTACCTGTTCCTCTATGCGCTCGGCTACTACGGCGAGCTTGCGTGCGGCGCGGGCGGCGGCTGCGATCTCGTGCAGGGATCGCGCTGGGCCCGCTTCCTCGGATTCCCCGTGGCCGGCTGGGGCGTGGGCTGGTACGTAGCGGTGTTCGGCATCTCGATGCTGGCGACCCGGGACGGGATCGGCGCCGCCGGCTGGATCCCGCGACTGCTGGCCGTGCTCGCCCTGGGCGGACTCGCCTTCACGATCTACCTGACGGCGCTCGAACTCTGGGTCATCCACGCCATCTGCCGCTGGTGCGTGGGGAGCGCCGTGATCACTCTCGGAATCTTCCTCCTCACGCTCCCCGAGTTCCGCGCGCTCCGCCGCTCGGGCTGACGCGCCCGAGCCGGATCAGGAGCCGAAGGGGCGCAGTTCGTTCCAGCGCTCGATGAACGCCACCGCGGCATCGACGAACACCTCCGTCGCGATCCGGCCGCGTTCCACGGTGGCCCCAGCCGGATCGCGCGTGCCCCACACGCCCGTCGACGACATCTCCGCGGACGAGGTGCCCTTGCCGGTCGACTCGTCCTTGAGTCCCTCGGCGAGGAACACGGCGAGTGCCGTCGGGTCGCCGGCCAGCACGTCCGGGAGCATGGCCTCCAGGTGGGCCGGCATCGTGACCTCCGCCGGCACCGCCGCGTCGATGTCCACCAGCGTCGGCATGAGATAGAGCGAGCTCGAGGTCTCGGGCGTCCCGCCGTGACGGTCGAGTTCGTCGGGCGGCGGCGTCGGGACGGAGGCCATCCGGTCCCGATCCCGGAAGCGCCCCGACACGGCGCCCAGGTCCACCGCGATCCCCGCCGTCTCCTGGTTGATGCGGTCCACGATGAACGTCGTGATGGCGCGGTTCCCTCCGTGGGCGTTCATGATCAGGAAGCGCTTGAAGCCGTGCGCGATGAGACTCTTCACCGCCTCGACGTAGACCTCCTGCACGAGCGGAGAAGGCAGCGTGATCGTCCCCTCGAACCCCATGTGATACGGCGACTGCCCCGGGAGCAGGATCGGAGCCACGAGGACGTCCGCCCGCTGCGCCACGAGCTTCGCCTGCTCGACGCCGTTCAGATAGTCGGTGCCGATCGGAAGGTGGTTGCCGTGCTGTTCCAGCGCGGCGACCGGGATCAGGACCATGTCGCTGCGCGCGAGAAAGTCCCGCACCTCCGGTACCGTCATGTGCGGCAGGTAGTTCTTCACCTTCTCCTGCGTCCACAGCGGGTTGGTCTGGGCGGCCGCCGCCGGAGCGAGGGCAAGGAGGACAGCCAGCGAAAGCGGCGAGACGGTCAGGGATCGTCGCATGGGACCGGCTCCTGTCGGAACGGATGGAACGTCAGGAAACGCCAAAGCCTCAGAAGGCCGTGATCGGCATGGTCAGGAGCGCCGCGTAGAGGTCGATCGCGTACCAGAGGTTCGCGATGCGCAGGTTCTCGTCGGGCGCGTGCTGGTTGTTGTCGTGGTTCGCGACGGGGACGTTCACGGCCGGCTTTCCGGCCACGTCGGTGAACAGGTAGAGGGGCAGGGTGCCGCCCAGGCCGGGCGCGAGGACGAGCGACCCCGGCCCGAACGCGCGGTCGGCCGCCGCCGAGGCCGCGGCGATGATCTCCTGCACGAAGGGGTTCCCCATCTCCGTGCGTGCCGCGGGATAGCCGCCACCCCCCGTGACCTTCGCGATGCGGGGATACCGGAGCCGGGTCTCCGTGTCGGGATCCTCGGATACGACGTGGAAGCCCTGCCCTTCGATGTGATCGACGACGAGCTGCCGCAGGTGTGCCGCCTCGTTGCCCTTCACGAGCCGGATGCCGAGCGCGGCGACGGCCGTGTTGGGGATGACGTTGCGCGCCAGCGCGCCGGTGTTGCCGCTCGTGAGCCCACGGATGTTGAGGGCCGGGAGGAGGATCCGCTCCGACAGCGTCTCCGGCTCCCCCTCCGTCCACGCGAGCCCCATCTCCCGCCTGAGGTCGTCGTCGACCGGGGGCATGGCTTCGAGCGCCGCGCGTTCCTCCGCCCCCAGCGGATCGGCCGTGTCGTACCAGCCCTCGATGAGCACCCGCCCGCTGTCGTCCTTCATCGAGGCGAGCAGCCGGGCGAGGATGTTCCCCGTGTCGGGCGCCCAGTTCCCGTAGTGGCCGGAATGGAGGTTCCGCGTGGCCCCGTACACCGTGACCTCCATCCCCATGGAGCCCCGCACGCCGAAAGTGAGTTGCGGCCGCCCGCTCTGGTGCGCGGGCCCGTCGAAAAAGAGCCACACGTCGACGTCGTCGATGCGGTCCGCCGCCATCTCCATGTACTGGCCCAGGTGCCGGGAGCCCGCCTCCTCCTCACCATCGAAGAAAAAGACCAGGTTTGAGGTCGGCTGGATTCCCTCATCCCGGAACGCCCGCAGCACGGGCAGAAGCGCGGAGATCGGCGCCTTGTCGTCCCCCGAGGAACGCGCGTAGATCCGCCACTCCGGGTCCACGGCCTCGCCGGCCTCCGGGAAGTCGCGCGGCTCCCCGCCCACCTCCATCGAAGCGGTGTACAGCGTGGGTTCGAAGGGGGGATGGGTCCAGTTCCGGGGATCGACGGGCTGCCCGTCGTAGTGGACGTAGATGCCGAGCGTCCGCTCCGCGCCCGGCGTCCGCAGTTCGCCGTACACGAGAGGCGCGACGCCGTCGATGCCGAGCAGTTCCGACGTGACGCCCACCGCCCGCAACTCGTCGCGGATGTACTCCGCCGCCCGCGTGACGTCCTCCAGGTCGCGGGCCCGGTTGGGATAGGTCAGGAATTCGGCGAAGTCCCGCAGGATCTCCACCTCGTGGGCCTCCCGGTACGTACGCGCCA is part of the Candidatus Palauibacter soopunensis genome and harbors:
- a CDS encoding M20/M25/M40 family metallo-hydrolase is translated as MTPPRSRFGLLILLVPLLFGPAGGVHAQSGADVARTYREAHEVEILRDFAEFLTYPNRARDLEDVTRAAEYIRDELRAVGVTSELLGIDGVAPLVYGELRTPGAERTLGIYVHYDGQPVDPRNWTHPPFEPTLYTASMEVGGEPRDFPEAGEAVDPEWRIYARSSGDDKAPISALLPVLRAFRDEGIQPTSNLVFFFDGEEEAGSRHLGQYMEMAADRIDDVDVWLFFDGPAHQSGRPQLTFGVRGSMGMEVTVYGATRNLHSGHYGNWAPDTGNILARLLASMKDDSGRVLIEGWYDTADPLGAEERAALEAMPPVDDDLRREMGLAWTEGEPETLSERILLPALNIRGLTSGNTGALARNVIPNTAVAALGIRLVKGNEAAHLRQLVVDHIEGQGFHVVSEDPDTETRLRYPRIAKVTGGGGYPAARTEMGNPFVQEIIAAASAAADRAFGPGSLVLAPGLGGTLPLYLFTDVAGKPAVNVPVANHDNNQHAPDENLRIANLWYAIDLYAALLTMPITAF